A part of Bacteroidota bacterium genomic DNA contains:
- a CDS encoding FxLYD domain-containing protein has translation MRVRPVLLALVAALVFVGCAEERVAKTASVEELKLLRQPNGTSTIQGVLVNPNEVPIRNAQIEIALYGSDNQRLDALRFDITDVEPGARRTFERELGFRSEATSASVGDILIY, from the coding sequence ATGCGCGTCCGCCCCGTCCTTCTCGCTCTCGTTGCCGCCCTCGTCTTCGTGGGCTGCGCCGAGGAGCGCGTCGCCAAGACTGCCTCAGTCGAAGAACTGAAGCTCCTGCGCCAGCCAAACGGGACCAGCACCATCCAAGGTGTGCTCGTCAATCCCAACGAGGTCCCCATCCGCAATGCGCAGATCGAGATCGCCCTCTACGGCAGCGACAACCAGCGCCTCGACGCGCTGCGCTTCGACATCACGGACGTGGAGCCGGGCGCTCGCCGCACGTTCGAGCGCGAGTTGGGCTTCCGCTCCGAAGCCACGAGCGCTAGCGTCGGGGACATCCTGATCTACTGA